Proteins from one Nitrobacteraceae bacterium AZCC 2146 genomic window:
- a CDS encoding VCBS repeat-containing protein (product_source=TIGR01965; cath_funfam=2.150.10.10,2.60.260.20; pfam=PF04773,PF17803,PF17892; superfamily=144246,51120; tigrfam=TIGR01965): MSVGVEAKNDALSHVDAHTIVVPDAHLLFSGDYKRAGVDLVLSKDGHDYVVSDYFKGHSRATLSSPDSANLSGDLVNALTGEVQIAQLGGGSTAAATVIGRVTKLTGSATAIRNGVSIQLNMGDNVQKGDVVQAGADSSLGLTFIDGTVFGLSANARMVLNEMVYDPNGSSNSSLLSLVQGTITFVAGETAKHGDMRVDTPVATMGIRGTAVLVEIGFEVPVQGGAPPVHFQVLVERGGRVGSYVLYSKTGSILGTVNQAGQVTSVLGNGDTTTGQAPPLTQLAQDIITYTFEQFLLNNPNPRSSGPSGSTPANPIPGSSNPDFPQFHQQDSIPGQPIAPINFNFQSDTPGTPPITVTLTVNTPPTIVVTPVVVTLPVNKTSFDIKDQVHGTDPDPDDVFVPYVAGTGHVISATGPSNTPSGLDLKTLVTIDPATGHVTYDPAAFKFLPAGKTAVYTIGFDSQSGPDTIHETLTFTVDGTNDAPTVAAALTKPLTQTDAAQDLNLLAGAIDPDVGETATLTITHLKYSVDGGTASATAPAGVSLSGTTLHVDPSNPAFAYLAQGETKTIVISYDVTDANGATVAQTETITITGTNDAPVVAAALTVTAAESDVAFTANLLAGASDVDTGETATLSVTNVKYAVDGGTASATAPTGISLTGATLSVDPKNAAFDHLAQGETTKIAVSYDVTDAHGATTTQTETITITGTNDAPAVTAALTATAAEGDVAFTANLLTGATDVDTGETATLSVTNVKYAVDGGMPSTAAPTGLSLAGATLSVDPKNVAFDHLAQGHSTTITVSYDVTDAHGVTVAQTETVTVTGTNDAPVTSEVTLASINEDSGPRLITQADLLASASDIDDGSSLTATGLTLAPGCGGTLCDNGDGTWTYTPASNDSSSVSFSYLVTDGIASIDGTATLDITPVNDAPVLGGTDGYQTSIVQFAAPVSITGSDISITDVDGANIASATIKITNWDHCDSLSIPSFPGLTISDTDLPGNVHQWTITGLATLADYQLLLQGITFQTGGAPGERDISIVVNDGAADSNVAATTVTVTEPPPVYEPTVTASPPDHLVEATASAPGVSLSAVSLMLGDVDGTPTYDGDALVTAGWTHFEGGGIFTKAGLYGTATLNTFDNMLTYELDNDRALTDNLTSNDHPTETFTIPVTDGFETSSTDVTFTVDGSDDGPLTNVWTGAAHDGDWNNPGNWSLGIVPTGDEIVELNIPAPPPVTFNLSGLQTVAELHIGPGTELDLTGTGTLNITGTLVNDGDIELAPGATLEVNGVVQNGGTLLIDAPVTQPGATLVIDGTVTLEGGGTVTLDGTADKITGGTADAKLVNADNTIDGYGTLGDGHLDIVNQCGGTIVADTAYKLVVDVRFADFVNYGLIESSAAGGLEIRGDLENHGTLDAKHGVLDIDGDLTGHGLAKIDGGTLEFGGCSDANVQFSGSSSDELILDRDSHFTGTVSGLSYGDAIDLQGISPWQLWMTQYSGVVQVHYGWGSNDYFTLTDPGALNHLELGSDHHGGTELVWNNDAPELDTSDAHLAKNSDGSFTISGVSVCDGDSSSSELYKLAIDGHDSTGLLSELDQSLENGFTFTPAPSSPAQATVGVTVTDGWGASDHVNFIFNTAVLSSHTQVTLTGTNENDVIFATSNTDTLTGGGGADQFVFGPHSGPADKDVIKDFQVGIDKIEFDHIRGVPALSGPFGDLQLFAWELSGGIQQKGNDTLIHLEGDTLLLTGVQMSSLHASDFIVHPYSNVA, from the coding sequence GTGTCCGTCGGCGTTGAGGCGAAAAACGACGCACTTTCCCATGTTGACGCGCATACGATTGTCGTGCCGGACGCGCATCTGCTGTTTTCCGGCGACTACAAGCGCGCCGGCGTTGATCTGGTGCTGTCGAAGGACGGCCACGATTACGTCGTCTCCGACTACTTCAAGGGTCATTCGCGGGCGACGTTGTCGTCGCCTGACAGCGCGAATCTCTCCGGCGACCTCGTCAATGCGCTGACCGGCGAAGTGCAGATCGCGCAGCTCGGCGGCGGTTCCACCGCGGCCGCGACGGTGATCGGACGCGTCACCAAACTGACCGGCAGCGCAACCGCCATCCGCAACGGCGTCTCGATCCAGCTCAACATGGGCGACAACGTCCAGAAGGGCGACGTGGTCCAGGCCGGCGCCGACTCCTCGCTCGGCCTCACCTTCATCGACGGCACCGTGTTCGGCCTCTCGGCCAATGCGCGCATGGTGCTGAACGAGATGGTCTACGATCCCAACGGATCGTCGAATTCCTCACTGCTCAGCCTGGTACAGGGCACCATCACCTTCGTCGCCGGCGAAACCGCCAAGCATGGCGACATGCGCGTCGACACACCGGTGGCGACCATGGGCATCCGCGGCACCGCGGTGCTGGTCGAGATCGGCTTTGAAGTGCCCGTCCAGGGCGGCGCGCCGCCGGTCCATTTCCAGGTGCTGGTCGAGCGCGGCGGCAGGGTCGGCTCCTATGTTCTGTACAGCAAGACGGGCTCGATCCTGGGCACCGTCAACCAGGCCGGCCAGGTCACCAGTGTCCTGGGCAACGGCGACACAACGACGGGACAGGCGCCGCCGCTGACCCAACTTGCGCAGGACATCATTACCTATACGTTTGAGCAATTCCTGCTGAACAATCCCAATCCGCGGTCCTCTGGTCCTAGCGGGTCGACGCCAGCGAATCCCATTCCCGGCTCTTCCAACCCGGACTTTCCGCAATTCCATCAACAGGACTCTATTCCCGGGCAGCCGATAGCTCCAATCAATTTCAACTTTCAGAGTGATACGCCGGGTACACCGCCGATTACGGTCACGCTCACGGTCAATACGCCGCCGACGATCGTCGTCACACCCGTCGTCGTCACTCTCCCTGTCAACAAGACCAGCTTCGACATCAAAGATCAGGTGCACGGCACCGACCCTGACCCCGACGATGTGTTCGTGCCCTACGTGGCGGGCACCGGCCACGTGATTTCCGCGACCGGTCCGTCGAACACGCCGTCCGGCCTTGACCTCAAAACACTTGTCACTATCGATCCGGCTACCGGCCACGTCACCTACGATCCCGCCGCATTCAAGTTTCTGCCGGCCGGGAAAACCGCCGTCTACACCATCGGCTTCGACAGCCAGTCCGGACCCGATACTATTCACGAAACGCTGACGTTCACTGTCGATGGCACGAATGATGCGCCGACAGTCGCCGCTGCGCTGACCAAGCCGCTGACGCAGACCGACGCCGCGCAGGATCTGAACCTGCTGGCCGGCGCGATCGATCCGGACGTCGGCGAAACTGCAACGCTGACGATAACGCACCTCAAATATTCCGTCGACGGCGGCACGGCCTCGGCGACGGCGCCGGCGGGCGTGTCGCTGTCGGGGACGACCCTGCATGTCGATCCGAGCAATCCCGCCTTTGCATATCTCGCGCAGGGCGAGACGAAGACCATCGTCATATCCTACGACGTCACCGACGCAAACGGCGCGACCGTCGCGCAGACCGAGACCATCACCATCACCGGCACCAACGACGCACCGGTGGTGGCTGCGGCGCTGACCGTCACCGCTGCCGAAAGCGACGTTGCCTTCACCGCGAATCTGCTGGCCGGTGCTTCCGACGTCGATACCGGCGAGACGGCGACCTTGTCGGTGACGAACGTCAAATATGCCGTCGACGGCGGTACGGCTTCGGCGACCGCACCAACGGGGATCTCGCTGACAGGCGCGACGCTGAGCGTCGATCCCAAGAACGCAGCCTTCGATCATCTGGCGCAGGGCGAGACGACAAAGATCGCGGTCTCGTACGACGTCACCGATGCGCATGGCGCGACCACTACGCAGACCGAGACCATCACCATCACCGGCACCAACGACGCACCGGCCGTGACTGCGGCGCTGACAGCGACCGCTGCCGAAGGTGATGTCGCGTTTACCGCCAATCTGCTCACTGGAGCTACCGACGTCGATACCGGCGAGACGGCGACCTTGTCGGTGACGAATGTCAAATATGCCGTCGATGGTGGCATGCCCTCGACCGCCGCCCCGACGGGCCTGTCGCTGGCAGGCGCAACGTTGAGCGTCGATCCCAAGAACGTAGCCTTTGATCATCTGGCGCAGGGCCACTCCACGACAATCACGGTCTCCTACGATGTAACGGATGCCCATGGTGTCACCGTGGCGCAAACAGAGACCGTTACCGTCACCGGAACCAACGACGCACCGGTCACGTCGGAGGTCACGCTTGCGTCGATCAACGAGGACAGCGGGCCGCGACTAATCACGCAGGCGGATTTGCTTGCATCTGCTTCAGACATCGACGACGGCTCGTCGTTGACGGCAACCGGCCTTACCTTGGCCCCCGGCTGCGGCGGTACGCTGTGCGACAATGGCGATGGCACCTGGACTTATACGCCGGCATCGAATGACAGCAGCTCGGTATCATTCTCTTATCTGGTGACCGATGGCATCGCCAGCATCGACGGCACGGCCACGCTGGACATCACGCCGGTCAACGACGCGCCGGTGTTGGGTGGAACCGACGGATATCAGACGAGCATCGTGCAATTTGCCGCGCCGGTATCAATCACCGGCTCAGATATTTCCATCACAGATGTCGACGGCGCGAATATTGCGTCTGCGACGATCAAGATTACGAATTGGGACCACTGCGATTCTCTGTCCATCCCCAGCTTTCCCGGTCTAACGATTAGCGACACCGACCTTCCCGGTAACGTCCATCAATGGACCATCACCGGCTTGGCCACGTTGGCCGACTATCAGCTGCTGCTACAGGGCATTACGTTTCAGACCGGCGGTGCTCCGGGCGAGCGTGATATCAGCATCGTGGTCAATGACGGCGCGGCCGACAGTAACGTTGCTGCAACAACGGTGACCGTAACGGAGCCCCCGCCAGTTTATGAGCCGACCGTAACCGCGAGTCCGCCCGATCATCTGGTTGAAGCGACGGCGAGCGCCCCAGGCGTTTCACTTTCTGCCGTGTCGCTGATGCTTGGCGATGTCGATGGCACGCCCACGTATGACGGCGACGCGCTCGTGACTGCAGGCTGGACCCATTTTGAGGGTGGCGGCATCTTTACCAAGGCAGGCCTCTACGGCACCGCGACCCTGAACACATTCGACAATATGCTCACCTACGAACTCGACAACGATCGCGCGCTCACGGACAACCTGACGTCAAACGATCATCCGACCGAGACCTTCACGATCCCGGTGACGGACGGCTTCGAAACGTCATCCACGGATGTGACCTTCACTGTCGATGGCAGCGACGACGGCCCGCTCACCAACGTCTGGACTGGCGCCGCCCATGATGGCGACTGGAACAATCCGGGTAACTGGTCGCTCGGCATAGTACCGACGGGAGATGAGATCGTTGAACTCAATATCCCGGCGCCACCGCCGGTCACCTTCAACCTCAGCGGTCTCCAGACCGTCGCCGAGCTGCACATCGGGCCCGGCACCGAACTCGACCTGACCGGCACGGGCACGCTCAATATCACCGGCACGCTCGTCAACGACGGCGACATCGAGCTCGCTCCGGGTGCGACGCTCGAAGTGAACGGCGTCGTGCAGAACGGCGGCACCCTCCTGATCGATGCCCCGGTTACCCAACCCGGCGCGACGCTTGTGATCGACGGCACTGTCACGCTGGAAGGCGGCGGCACGGTCACGCTGGACGGCACCGCGGACAAGATAACGGGCGGCACCGCCGACGCGAAGCTGGTTAACGCCGACAACACGATCGATGGCTACGGCACGCTCGGCGATGGCCATCTCGACATCGTCAATCAATGCGGCGGCACCATCGTTGCCGACACGGCCTACAAACTTGTCGTCGATGTGCGCTTTGCCGATTTCGTCAACTACGGCCTGATCGAATCCAGCGCAGCCGGCGGCCTTGAGATTCGAGGCGATCTGGAAAACCACGGCACCCTGGACGCGAAACACGGCGTGCTCGACATTGACGGCGACCTCACCGGCCACGGCCTTGCCAAGATCGACGGCGGCACGCTGGAATTTGGCGGCTGCTCCGACGCCAATGTGCAGTTCTCCGGCAGCAGCAGCGATGAGCTGATACTCGACCGCGACTCGCATTTCACCGGCACGGTGTCCGGCCTGTCCTATGGCGACGCCATCGATCTTCAGGGCATCTCGCCGTGGCAACTGTGGATGACGCAGTATAGTGGTGTCGTGCAGGTACATTACGGCTGGGGATCGAACGACTACTTCACCCTGACCGACCCCGGCGCCCTCAACCATCTTGAGTTGGGCTCGGATCATCACGGCGGCACTGAGCTGGTCTGGAACAATGATGCGCCGGAGCTGGATACGTCCGACGCTCATCTTGCGAAGAACAGCGACGGTTCGTTCACAATCTCCGGCGTCTCGGTCTGCGATGGGGATTCGTCGTCCAGCGAACTCTACAAGCTGGCGATTGACGGGCACGACAGCACGGGTTTGCTGTCCGAGCTCGACCAGTCCCTCGAAAACGGCTTCACCTTTACGCCGGCCCCTTCATCTCCGGCGCAGGCCACGGTTGGCGTCACCGTTACCGACGGGTGGGGCGCCAGCGACCATGTCAATTTCATCTTCAATACGGCGGTGCTGAGCTCGCACACACAGGTTACGCTGACCGGAACGAATGAGAACGACGTCATTTTCGCGACCAGCAACACGGATACACTGACCGGAGGCGGCGGCGCCGATCAGTTCGTGTTCGGGCCGCACAGCGGTCCGGCGGACAAGGACGTCATCAAGGACTTCCAGGTTGGCATCGACAAGATCGAGTTCGACCACATCCGTGGCGTCCCGGCGTTGTCCGGCCCGTTCGGCGACCTTCAGCTGTTCGCCTGGGAGCTGAGCGGGGGCATCCAGCAAAAGGGCAACGATACGCTGATCCACCTCGAGGGCGATACCTTGCTGCTCACCGGCGTGCAGATGTCGTCACTGCACGCCAGCGACTTCATCGTGCATCCCTACAGCAACGTCGCCTGA
- a CDS encoding PrtD family type I secretion system ABC transporter (product_source=TIGR01842; cath_funfam=1.20.1560.10,3.40.50.300; cog=COG4618; pfam=PF00005,PF00664; smart=SM00382; superfamily=52540,90123; tigrfam=TIGR01842; transmembrane_helix_parts=Inside_1_28,TMhelix_29_51,Outside_52_60,TMhelix_61_83,Inside_84_134,TMhelix_135_157,Outside_158_160,TMhelix_161_183,Inside_184_262,TMhelix_263_285,Outside_286_586), whose amino-acid sequence MMQRGQPRLTHAPARSELGDALRACRGAFLGVGLMSCMINLLYLTGSFFMLEVYDRVLPSRSVPTLVGLIILAGGLYVAQGVLDLLRGRILVRVGTSLDEALSPRVFQTVVRLPLMAGGHNEGLQPLRDLDNVRAFLSGMGPSALFDLPWLPLYLAICFAFHPMIGVTALVGAIILVLLTVLTEYMTRRPAREANGLAARRSDIAAASRRNAEVVVAMGMAGRLTRRWADANENYLAGNQRTSDVAGGLGAIAKVLRMTLQSAVLGVGAYLVINQQATAGIIIAGSILSARALAPVDLAIAHWKGFVAARQSWHRLNGLLRALPAQTAPTQLQNPAEKLAVESVSIAPPGDSKITVHDINFALKTGNGLGIIGPSGSGKSSLLRALVGVWQPVRGHVRLDAAALDQWSSDDLGRHIGYLPQDVELFAGSIAQNICRFDPDAKSDGIIAAARQAGVHELIVTMRDGYDTEIGEHGGVLSAGQAQRIALARALYGDPFLIVLDEPNSNLDTEGDEALTRAVRTARERGAIVIVVAHRPIGIEGVDMLLVLKDGRMQAFGPKETVLGQVLQRPSPQPIKIVSDGGVAKP is encoded by the coding sequence ATGATGCAGCGCGGCCAGCCACGATTGACCCACGCACCGGCGCGGTCCGAGCTCGGCGACGCCCTGCGGGCGTGCCGCGGCGCGTTCCTCGGCGTCGGCCTGATGAGCTGCATGATCAACCTGCTGTATCTCACCGGCTCGTTCTTCATGCTGGAGGTGTACGACCGGGTGCTGCCGAGCCGCAGCGTGCCGACGCTGGTCGGCCTGATCATCCTGGCCGGCGGACTCTACGTCGCCCAGGGCGTGCTCGACCTGCTGCGCGGCCGGATCCTGGTCCGGGTCGGAACTTCACTCGACGAGGCGCTGAGCCCGCGGGTGTTCCAGACCGTCGTGCGGCTGCCGTTGATGGCCGGCGGCCACAATGAGGGCCTGCAACCGCTGCGCGACCTCGACAACGTCCGCGCCTTCCTGTCCGGCATGGGGCCGAGTGCGCTGTTCGACCTGCCCTGGCTGCCGCTTTATCTGGCGATCTGTTTTGCCTTCCACCCCATGATCGGCGTCACCGCGCTGGTCGGTGCCATCATCCTGGTGCTGCTCACCGTGCTCACCGAATACATGACCCGCAGGCCGGCGCGCGAGGCCAACGGCCTTGCGGCGCGGCGCAGCGACATCGCCGCCGCCAGCCGGCGCAATGCCGAGGTGGTCGTGGCAATGGGCATGGCCGGACGGCTGACCCGGCGCTGGGCCGACGCCAACGAGAACTATCTCGCCGGCAACCAGCGTACCAGCGACGTCGCTGGCGGCCTCGGCGCCATCGCCAAGGTGCTGCGGATGACGCTGCAATCGGCGGTGCTCGGCGTCGGCGCCTATCTGGTGATCAACCAGCAAGCCACCGCCGGCATCATCATCGCCGGTTCGATCCTGAGCGCGCGGGCGCTGGCGCCGGTCGATCTGGCGATTGCGCACTGGAAGGGCTTTGTCGCCGCCCGGCAGAGCTGGCACCGACTCAACGGGTTGTTGCGCGCCTTGCCGGCGCAGACCGCGCCGACACAGCTGCAAAACCCGGCGGAAAAACTGGCGGTGGAGAGTGTCAGCATCGCGCCGCCCGGCGACTCCAAAATCACCGTCCACGACATCAACTTCGCGCTGAAGACCGGCAACGGTCTCGGCATCATCGGGCCATCGGGCTCCGGCAAGTCGTCGCTGCTGCGCGCACTGGTCGGCGTCTGGCAGCCGGTGCGCGGCCACGTCCGGCTCGATGCCGCCGCCCTGGACCAGTGGTCGTCCGACGATCTCGGCCGCCACATCGGCTACCTGCCGCAGGACGTCGAGCTGTTCGCCGGCTCGATCGCGCAGAACATCTGCCGCTTCGATCCGGACGCCAAATCCGACGGCATCATCGCCGCCGCCCGGCAGGCCGGTGTCCATGAGCTGATCGTCACCATGCGCGACGGCTACGACACCGAAATCGGCGAGCATGGCGGCGTGCTCTCCGCCGGCCAGGCGCAGCGTATCGCACTGGCGCGGGCGCTCTATGGCGATCCGTTCCTGATCGTGCTCGACGAGCCGAATTCCAATCTGGATACCGAAGGCGACGAGGCCCTGACCCGTGCGGTGCGCACCGCACGGGAGCGCGGCGCCATCGTCATCGTGGTCGCGCACCGGCCGATCGGCATCGAGGGAGTCGATATGCTGCTGGTGCTGAAAGACGGCCGCATGCAGGCGTTCGGGCCGAAGGAAACGGTGCTGGGCCAGGTGCTGCAGCGGCCGAGCCCGCAGCCGATCAAGATCGTGTCCGATGGCGGAGTTGCGAAACCATGA
- a CDS encoding HlyD family secretion protein (product_source=KO:K02022; cath_funfam=2.40.50.100; cog=COG0845; ko=KO:K02022; pfam=PF13437,PF13533; superfamily=111369; tigrfam=TIGR01843; transmembrane_helix_parts=Inside_1_11,TMhelix_12_34,Outside_35_435) has translation MTAPQTESRRSIRVHLIIGLVVVLILAGGLGGWASTAQISGALIAPGSIVVDSNVKKVQHPTGGVVGELRARDGDVVKAGDIVVRLDDTVTKAGLAIVTKNLNGLWARAARLEAEQRGAERITFPNVLLEQIADEDVKNVIGSETKLFNVRSAGRVGQKSQLSERIAQLNEEIGGLTAQETAKTREIALVEKELVGVRGLFDQQLVQISRLTVLERDAARLAGERAQFIASRAQAKGKITETELQIIQIDKDLVSEVSKDLRETNDKIGEFVERKVTAEDQLRRIDIRAPQDGMVLQSTVHTVGGVITAGDAIMLIVPQTDNLSVEARVNPQDIDQLQIGQKTLLRLSAFNQRTTPELNGVVSRVSPDTTTDQRTGQSYYTIRISMPASEIARLGDVRLIPGMPVEAFVQTGDRTMLAYLAKPLNDQLMRAFREK, from the coding sequence ATGACTGCCCCGCAGACCGAATCGCGGCGCTCGATCCGCGTCCACCTCATCATCGGACTCGTGGTGGTGCTGATTCTCGCCGGCGGCCTCGGCGGCTGGGCCTCCACCGCGCAGATCTCCGGCGCGCTGATCGCGCCGGGATCGATCGTGGTCGATTCCAACGTCAAGAAAGTGCAGCACCCCACCGGCGGCGTGGTCGGCGAATTGCGCGCGCGCGACGGCGATGTGGTGAAGGCCGGTGACATCGTGGTCCGGCTCGACGATACCGTTACCAAGGCTGGCCTCGCCATCGTCACCAAGAACCTCAACGGCCTGTGGGCGCGCGCCGCGCGTCTGGAAGCCGAGCAGCGCGGCGCGGAACGGATCACGTTCCCGAACGTGCTGCTGGAGCAGATCGCCGACGAGGACGTGAAAAACGTCATCGGCAGCGAGACGAAACTGTTCAATGTCCGCTCCGCCGGTCGCGTCGGCCAGAAGTCGCAATTGAGCGAACGCATTGCGCAGCTCAATGAGGAAATCGGCGGCCTCACTGCGCAGGAGACCGCCAAGACCCGCGAGATCGCGCTGGTCGAAAAGGAGCTGGTCGGCGTCCGCGGCCTGTTCGACCAGCAGCTCGTGCAGATATCGCGCCTCACGGTACTGGAGCGCGATGCAGCACGGCTGGCCGGCGAACGCGCGCAGTTCATCGCTTCGCGGGCGCAGGCCAAGGGCAAGATCACCGAGACCGAGTTGCAGATCATCCAGATCGACAAGGATCTGGTCAGCGAAGTCTCCAAGGATCTGCGCGAGACCAACGACAAGATAGGCGAATTCGTCGAGCGCAAGGTCACCGCCGAGGACCAGCTACGCCGCATCGATATCCGCGCGCCGCAGGACGGCATGGTGCTGCAATCCACCGTGCACACCGTCGGCGGCGTGATCACCGCCGGCGATGCCATCATGCTGATCGTGCCGCAGACGGATAATCTGTCGGTCGAGGCCCGCGTCAATCCGCAGGACATCGACCAGCTGCAGATCGGCCAGAAGACGCTGCTGCGACTGTCGGCTTTCAACCAGCGCACCACGCCGGAGCTGAATGGCGTGGTCAGCCGGGTTTCACCAGACACCACGACGGACCAGCGCACCGGGCAGAGCTACTACACGATCCGGATTTCAATGCCGGCGTCGGAAATCGCCCGGCTCGGCGACGTCCGGCTGATCCCTGGCATGCCGGTGGAAGCCTTCGTGCAGACCGGCGACCGCACCATGCTGGCCTATCTCGCCAAACCGCTGAACGACCAGTTGATGCGCGCATTCCGCGAGAAGTGA